Proteins from one Cervus canadensis isolate Bull #8, Minnesota chromosome 25, ASM1932006v1, whole genome shotgun sequence genomic window:
- the SMARCD1 gene encoding SWI/SNF-related matrix-associated actin-dependent regulator of chromatin subfamily D member 1 → MAARAGFQSVAPSGGAGASGGAGAAAALGPGGTPGPPVRMGPAPGQGLYRSPMPGAAYPRPGMLPGSRMTPQGPSMGPPGYGGNPSVRPGLAQSGMDQSRKRPAPQQIQQVQQQAVQNRNHNAKKKKMADKILPQRIRELVPESQAYMDLLAFERKLDQTIMRKRLDIQEALKRPIKQKRKLRIFISNTFNPAKSDAEDGEGTVASWELRVEGRLLEDSALSKYDATKQKRKFSSFFKSLVIELDKDLYGPDNHLVEWHRTATTQETDGFQVKRPGDVNVRCTVLLMLDYQPPQFKLDPRLARLLGIHTQTRPVIIQALWQYIKTHKLQDPHEREFVICDKYLQQIFESQRMKFSEIPQRLHALLMPPEPIIINHVISVDPNDQKKTACYDIDVEVDDTLKTQMNSFLLSTASQQEIATLDNKIHETIETINQLKTQREFMLSFARDPQGFINDWLQSQCRDLKTMTDVVGNPEEERRAEFYFQPWAQEAVCRYFYSKVQQRRQELEQALGIRNT, encoded by the exons ATGGCGGCCCGGGCGGGTTTCCAGTCTGTGGCTCCGAGCGGCGGCGCCGGAGCCTCAGGAGGGGCGGGCGCGGCGGCTGCCCTGGGCCCGGGCGGGACACCGGGGCCTCCGGTGCGAATGGGCCCGGCGCCGGGTCAAGGGCTATACCGCTCCCCGATGCCTGGAGCGGCCTATCCG AGACCAGGTATGCTACCAGGCAGCCGAATGACACCTCAGGGACCTTCCATGGGACCCCCTGGCTATGGGGGGAACCCTTCAGTCCGACCTGGCCTGGCCCAGTCAGGGATGGACCAGTCCCGCAAGAGACCTGCGCCTCAGCAGATCCAGCAGGTCCAGCAGCAGGCGGTCCAAAATCGGAACCACAA tgcaaaaaaaaagaagatggctGACAAAATTCTACCTCAAAGG ATTCGTGAACTGGTACCAGAATCCCAGGCCTATATGGATCTCTTGGCTTTTGAAAGGAAACTGGACCAGACTATCATGAGGAAACGGCTAGATATCCAGGAGGCCTTGAAACGTCCCATCAAG CAAAAACGGAAGCTgcgaattttcatttctaacactTTCAATCCGGCTAAGTCAGATGCTGAGGATGGGGAAGGGACGGTGGCTTCCTGGGAACTTCGGGTAGAAGGACGGCTCCTGGAGGAT TCAGCTTTGTCCAAATATGATGccaccaaacaaaagaggaagttttcttctttttttaaatccttggTGATTGAACTGGACAAAGACCTGTATGGACCAGACAACCATCTGGTAGAA TGGCACAGGACCGCCACTACCCAGGAGACGGATGGCTTCCAGGTGAAGCGGCCGGGAGATGTGAATGTACGATGTACTGTCCTGCTGATGCTGGATTACCAG CCTCCTCAGTTTAAATTAGACCCTCGTCTGGCTCGGCTACTGGGCATTCACACCCAGACCCGTCCGGTGATCATTCAAGCACTGTGGCAATATATTAAGACACACAAGCTCCAGGACCCACATGAGCGGGAGTTTGTCATTTGTGACAAGTACCTCCAGCAG ATCTTTGAGTCTCAACGTATGAAGTTTTCAGAGATTCCCCAACGGCTCCATGCCTTGCTTATGCCACCTGAGCCCATTATCATTAATCATGTCATCAG TGTTGACCCGAATGATCAGAAAAAGACAGCTTGTTATGACATTGATGTGGAAGTGGATGATACCTTGAAGACCCAGATGAATTCTTTTCTGCTGTCTACTGCCAGCCAGCAGGAGATTGCTACTCTAGACAACAAG aTCCACGAGACAATAGAAACTATCAATCAGCTGAAGACCCAGCGGGAGTTCATGCTGAGCTTTGCCAGAGACCCTCAGGGTTTCATCAATGACTGGCTTCAGTCCCAGTGCCGGGACCTCAAG ACCATGACTGATGTGGTGGGTAACCCAGAGGAGGAACGCCGAGCAGAGTTCTACTTCCAGCCTTGGGCCCAGGAGGCTGTGTGTCGATATTTCTACTCCAAG GTGCAGCAGAGACGACAAGAATTAGAGCAAGCCCTGGGAATCCGAAATACATAG
- the GPD1 gene encoding glycerol-3-phosphate dehydrogenase [NAD(+)], cytoplasmic, protein MTGKKVCIVGSGNWGSAIAKIVGGNAAQLAHFDPRVTMWVFEEDIGGRKLTEIINTEHENVKYLPGHKLPPNVVAVPDVVQAAADADILIFVVPHQFIGKICDQLKGHLKANTIGVSLIKGVDEGPKGLKLISEVIGEHLGIPMSVLMGANIANEVAEEKFCETTIGSKNLAHGQLLKELMQTPNFRVTVVQEVDTVEICGALKNIVAVGAGFCDGLGFGDNTKAAVIRLGLMEMIAFAKLFCSGSVSSATFLESCGVADLITTCYGGRNRKVAEAFARTGKSIEQLEKEMLNGQKLQGPQTARELHSILQHKGMVDKFPLFTAVYKVCYENLPVGEFIHCLQNHPEHV, encoded by the exons ATGACCGGCAAGAAAGTCTGCATTGTAGGCTCTGGCAACTG GGGCTCAGCCATCGCCAAGATTGTGGGTGGCAATGCAGCCCAGCTGGCACACTTTGACCCACGGGTGACCATGTGGGTGTTTGAGGAAGACATCGGGGGCAGAAAGCTGACAGAGATCATCAACACAGAGCACGAGAATGTCAAATACCTGCCAGGGCACAAGCTGCCCCCCAATGTG GTGGCTGTCCCTGATGTGGTCCAGGCTGCAGCGGATGCCGACATCCTGATCTTCGTGGTGCCCCATCAGTTCATCGGCAAGATCTGTGATCAGCTCAAGGGCCACCTGAAGGCCAACACCATTGGCGTGTCTCTTATTAAG GGGGTAGACGAGGGCCCCAAGGGGCTGAAGCTCATCTCTGAAGTGATTGGGGAGCACCTTGGCATCCCCATGAGCGTGCTGATGGGGGCCAACATTGCCAACGAGGTGGCTGAGGAGAAGTTCTGTGAGACAACCATCG GTAGCAAGAACCTGGCCCACGGACAGCTCCTGAAAGAGTTGATGCAGACACCCAATTTCCGCGTCACGGTGGTGCAGGAGGTGGACACAGTAGAGATCTGTGGGGCCTTAAAG AATATAGTGGCTGTGGGGGCTGGCTTCTGTGACGGCCTGGGCTTTGGCGACAACACCAAGGCGGCTGTGATCCGATTGGGACTCATGGAGATGATCGCCTTCGCCAAGCTCTTCTGCAGCGGCTCCGtgtcctctgccaccttcttggAGAGCTGCGGTGTTGCTGACCTCATCACTACCTGCTATGGAGGGCGGAACCGAAAGGTGGCCGAGGCCTTCGCCCGCACAGGAAAG tccattgAGCAGTTGGAGAAAGAGATGCTGAATGGACAGAAGCTGCAGGGGCCCCAGACAGCCCGGGAGCTGCACAGTATCCTCCAGCACAAAGGCATGGTGGATAA GTTCCCTCTGTTCACAGCTGTGTACAAGGTATGCTACGAGAACCTGCCAGTGGGGGAGTTCATCCACTGCCTGCAGAATCATCCAGAACATGTGTGA
- the LOC122427710 gene encoding cytochrome c oxidase assembly protein COX14 isoform X1 encodes MGLTLKRDNMPTAKQLADIGYKTFSTSMMLLTVYGGYLCSVRAYHYFQRRSSQRQAAEEQKTSGAL; translated from the exons ATGGGACTGACTTTGAAAA GGGACAACATGCCAACTGCCAAGCAACTAGCTGACATTGGCTACAAGACCTTCTCCACCTCCATGATGCTCCTCACTGTGTACGGGGGCTACCTCTGCAGTGTCCGAGCCTACCACTATTTCCAGCGGCGCAGCTCCCAGCGCCAGGCTGCAGAAGAACAGAAGACCTCAGGAGCCCTATAG
- the LOC122427710 gene encoding cytochrome c oxidase assembly protein COX14 isoform X2, whose product MPTAKQLADIGYKTFSTSMMLLTVYGGYLCSVRAYHYFQRRSSQRQAAEEQKTSGAL is encoded by the coding sequence ATGCCAACTGCCAAGCAACTAGCTGACATTGGCTACAAGACCTTCTCCACCTCCATGATGCTCCTCACTGTGTACGGGGGCTACCTCTGCAGTGTCCGAGCCTACCACTATTTCCAGCGGCGCAGCTCCCAGCGCCAGGCTGCAGAAGAACAGAAGACCTCAGGAGCCCTATAG